The Pseudochaenichthys georgianus chromosome 8, fPseGeo1.2, whole genome shotgun sequence genome has a segment encoding these proteins:
- the gpatch8 gene encoding G patch domain-containing protein 8 isoform X2: MQGRTDPVPITLKYDVMGMGRMEMELDYAEDATEKRRVLEVEKEDTEELRQKYKDQVEKEKAIAKALEDLRANFYCELCEKQYTKHQEFDNHINSYDHAHKQRLKELKQREFARNVSSRSRKGGKKQEKMLRRLHELAEQRKQQDRTPGSGPMFKPTTVAVDGETLEDGDIMPENTDLTDCVPEAPLEEKIEEASPKPAPTISFSLGRNNSSSPTPSGASKVSVSFSFAKKAPVKLETAAAVFADHGEEAMEDEESQDGEKAGGQEEVSGSSSDSPKEGEGEGEGEGGSEAGESVSVAVAEEVEQPDDGASLASTLNKLKMMMKKEEGYAGQEPEYYHYIPPVHCRVKPHFQFLLFMKATDQCLIKADDEEEEGQEERKKVEETTKETEPDATEECRPEKELDNVPPSPDPEPTPPSPKAKTEDVSIPAADTVSLPTSPVQKAESTRDRKDSNSGPKIPTGPFFPVLSKDESTTLQWPSELLEFTKSQPSLSYSCNPLYFDFKLSRNKGVRAGKATKSPKPCEVSNDKGQEMAASITTTTTTTTTTVDAKTKPGTSTDNDKPTKKGELEQVESEEQKLQTGSTSAKKKKKKKKHKKSAKHSKRKTGKDGKGAKEDAEGETEATQEKPKKKKKHKRKKNKNKDPNPGEAAVDEKEKAKPKSEDKTVALSVQLTTGSGEATGNTALETGKRKRANKEVPCKSGAEEGGAGKGNDKVNSSEEHSGAKRQKTDSSEKSQSASCSSSAQKNPGPGRPPSSGSEGGGGSNAKRSRHHRSSPREQRRHHSEESRRSCSRSSRRGERRGSSRRRHHGQTSRSHSYSSSSERSSAGSSAYSRRSRSNSSYSNYSKEGRRRRHSKRSSDSEYERRGSRGHRRSRRHRSSSSSSEESRSRSRSHSRRKRHRRHHRSSSRSSSSWSRSTSPRSWRRSYSRSHSSASRSSSSTKGSSRRRAPRARGVETDAQRRDFNRSCIYRSQSPRSSSSRGLNRNTHSSSSQSLRQGGSRDAGEQKNSLTARQLLEKVQSKRSSEDSATGTKSGNKIKNPPQGYFGPKLPPTLGSKSMLPLFGKLQAGKKPLFPLTRPMEVDKSGAGKCIEPEVILVEAIREFPPPPPPPAPPVQKVEEAPQVTVVQEETQHPAIEAPVHQEPLPLFEPDEPSMAMAQYQAESGQDPSQNPMMESLMPEMQHQQHQMHVYPSYPPPSLEEECMEAEEDGLAPLESQPITFTPEEMEKYGKLQQAAQQHIQQQLMAKQVKTFPSAAAASLAQPPPPPTMQQIHIQQPTMSMASGTSITTVQHAILQHHAAAAAAMGIHQHPAHAHHPHPAHAQLAQVHHIPQHHLTPISLSPLGHSLSHSLGHTLGHSLGHTLGHSLGHTLGHSLGHAGLIPAHHTAFLSGQPIHIIPASALHHGPLALHHVPHGLYPTLFSSRPSQAAAAAALQLHPLLHPIFSGQDLQHPPNHGS, encoded by the exons GACGCACCGACCCAGTGCCCATCACCCTCAAATATGATGTCATGGGGATGGGACGCATGGAGATGGAG CTGGACTATGCAGAGGACGCCACAGAGAAGAGAAGAGTGCTCGAAGTTGAGAAGGAAGACACAGAAGAACTACGGCAAAAATATAAG GACCAGGTGGAAAAGGAGAAAGCCATTGCAAAGGCTTTGGAAGACCTGAGAGCCAATTTCTACTGTGAGCTATGTGAAAAACAGTACACCAAACACCAGGAGTTTGACAACCACATCAACTCTTACGACCACGCTCACAAGCAG AGGCTTAAAGAGCTCAAACAGAGAGAGTTTGCTCGTAATGTGTCATCTCGCTCCCGGAAAGGTGGAAAAAAGCAAGAAAAGATGCTGCGCAGATTGCATGAGTTGGCTGAGCAGAGGAAACAACAGGACCG CACTCCAGGAAGTGGGCCCATGTTCAAACCTACCACAGTGGCTGTGGATGGAGAGACTTTAGAAGATGGCGACATAATGCCTGAAAACACTGATTTGACAGACTGTGTGCCGGAAGCACCCCTTGAAGAGAAAATTGAGGAAGCCTCCCCAAAACCAGCTCCAACCATCAGCTTCTCTCTGGGGAGGAACAACTCCTCATCCCCGACCCCTAGTGGGGCATCCAAAGTTAGTGTGTCCTTTTCTTTTGCCAAGAAAGCCCCAGTAAAGCTGGAAACAGCCGCCGCAGTGTTTGCTGATCATGGCGAGGAGGCTATGGAGGATGAAGAGTCACAGGATGGAGAAAAGGCTGGAGGGCAAGAGGAGGTTTCTGGCAGCAGCTCGGACAGCCCTAAGGAAGGTGAAGGTGAAGGAGAAGGTGAAGGAGGAAGTGAAGCAGGAGAGAGCGTGAGTGTGGCAGTGGCAGAAGAGGTGGAGCAGCCTGATGACGGAGCCTCTCTAGCCTCCACTCTCAACAAATTAAAGATGATGATGAAAAAAGAGGAAGGATATGCAGGACAGGAGCCGGAGTACTATCACTATATACCTCCTGTTCACTGCCGGGTGAAGCCTCACTTCCAGTTCCTGCTGTTTATGAAGGCCACTGATCAGTGTCTAATCAAAGCAGACGACGAAGAGGAAGAGGggcaggaggagaggaagaaggtTGAAGAAACGACTAAAGAGACAGAGCCCGACGCTACAGAGGAATGCAGACCTGAGAAAGAACTAGATAATGTCCCTCCATCCCCTGACCCAGAGCCGACTCCTCCGTCGCCTAAAGCAAAGACGGAGGATGTCTCTATCCCCGCAGCAGATACAGTCTCATTGCCCACTTCCCCTGTTCAGAAAGCGGAGAGCACACGGGATAGAAAGGATTCCAACTCGGGTCCTAAGATCCCCACAGGTCCCTTCTTCCCAGTTCTGAGCAAAGATGAGAGCACTACTCTGCAGTGGCCCTCTGAGCTCCTCGAATTCACCAAATCTCAGCCCTCCCTGTCCTACAGCTGCAATCCCCTCTACTTTGACTTCAAGCTGTCCCGCAACAAAGGAGTGCGTGCTGGGAAAGCAACAAAGTCTCCAAAGCCTTGTGAAGTGTCTAATGACAAGGGGCAAGAGATGGCGGcttcaataacaacaacaacaacaacaacaacaacaactgtagATGCAAAGACTAAACCTGGAACCAGCACTGACAATGATAAGCCAACAAAAAAAGGAGAGCTTGAGCAAGTAGAAAGTGAGGAGCAGAAGCTTCAAACTGGAAGCACTAGTgccaagaaaaaaaagaaaaagaagaagcacAAGAAGTCTGCAAAGCACTCAAAACGCAAGACTGGAAAGGATGGGAAGGGAGCCAAAGAAGATGCGGAGGGTGAGACCGAGGCAACGCAAGAGAAGcccaaaaagaagaaaaaacacaaaCGGAAGAAGAACAAAAACAAGGATCCCAATCCAGGTGAGGCAGCTGTTGATGAAAAGGAAAAAGCCAAACCAAAGTCAGAAGATAAAACCGTGGCCTTGTCTGTTCAGCTGACAACTGGAAGTGGAGAAGCTACAGGAAACACAGCATTAGAAACAGGGAAGAGGAAACGTGCTAATAAGGAAGTGCCTTGTAAGTCTGGAGCAGAGGAAGGAGGAGCTGGAAAAGGCAACGACAAAGTCAACTCCTCAGAGGAGCACAGTGGCGCAAAACGACAAAAGACTGACTCCAGTGAAAAATCTCAGAgtgcctcctgctcctcctcagcCCAAAAGAATCCCGGTCCCGGTCGACCTCCCAGCAGCGGGAGTGAAGGAGGAGGGGGCTCTAATGCCAAGCGCTCACGGCATCACAGGTCAAGTCCTCGGGAACAACGGCGTCACCACAGCGAGGAATCGAGGCGGTCCTGTAGCCGCTCTTCGAGGCGGGGGGAGAGACGGGGCAGCAGTCGCCGGCGCCATCATGGCCAAACCTCCCGCAGCCACTCGTACTCCAGCAGCTCCGAGCGCTCCTCGGCAGGCAGCAGCGCCTACAGCCGTCGCAGCCGCAGCAACTCCAGCTACAGCAACTACAGCAAAGAGGGCCGCAGGCGGAGGCACTCCAAACGCTCCTCAGACTCCGAGTACGAGCGAAGAGGAAGCCGAGGACATAGACGATCCAGGAGACAtcgttcctcctcttcctcctcagaaGAATCCCGATCACGTTCACGCAGTCACAGCCGCAGGAAGAGGCACCGGCGGCACCATCGCAGCAGCTCGAGAAGCTCCAGCAGCTGGAGCCGCAGCACCAGCCCGAGATCCTGGAGGCGCAGCTACAGCCGAAGCCACAGCTCAGCCAGCCGATCCTCCAGCTCCACCAAGGGCTCTTCTCGCCGACGAGCTCCCAGGGCTCGAGGAGTGGAAACCGACGCACAACGCAGAGACTTCAACCGCTCGTGCATCTACCGCTCCCAGTCTCCGCGTTCATCTTCCTCACGAGGCCTTAACCGCAACACCCATTCATCCAGCTCACAGTCTCTGAGGCAAGGGGGGTCCCGGGATGCAGGAGAACAGAAAAACAGCCTGACTGCACGCCAGCTGCTGGAGAAGGTTCAGTCCAAAAGGAGCTCTGAAGATTCTGCCACAGGAACAAAATCTGGGAATAAGATTAAAAATCCACCACAGGGATACTTTGGACCCAAACTACCCCCGACCCTGGGAAGCAAATCCATGCTGCCGCTCTTTGGTAAGCTGCAGGCCGGAAAGAAACCCCTGTTTCCCCTCACCAGACCTATGGAGGTTGATAAATCAGGAGCTGGAAAGTGTATTGAGCCAGAGGTTATCCTGGTAGAGGCTATACGGGAgttcccccctccccccccaccaccagCTCCCCCGGTGCAGAAGGTCGAGGAGGCCCCACAGGTCACAGTTGTGCAAGAGGAGACACAGCATCCCGCTATAGAAGCTCCTGTTCACCAAGAACCCCTGCCGCTGTTCGAACCCGATGAGCCTTCCATGGCGATGGCCCAGTACCAAGCAGAATCTGGACAGGACCCTTCTCAGAACCCCATGATGGAGTCCCTCATGCCAGAAATGCAGCATCAGCAGCATCAGATGCATGTCTACCCTTCTTACCCCCCACCCAGCCTAGAGGAGGAGTGCATGGAGGCGGAGGAAGACGGCCTGGCTCCTTTAGAGAGTCAGCCCATCACGTTCACACCAGAGGAGATGGAGAAATACGGCAAGCTGCAGCAGGCTGCTCAGCAGCACATCCAGCAGCAGTTGATGGCCAAGCAGGTGAAGACTTTTCCCTCAGCTGCTGCTGCCAGCCTGGCccagcccccccctccccccaccatGCAGCAGATCCACATCCAGCAGCCCACTATGTCCATGGCCTCCGGCACATCAATCACCACAGTGCAGCACGCCATCCTGCAGCACCACGCAGCTGCAGCCGCAGCCATGGGCATCCACCAACACCCTGCACATGCCCaccaccctcaccctgcacatGCCCAGTTAGCCCAGGTACACCACATTCCCCAGCATCACCTCACCCCCATCTCCCTGTCTCCTCTGGGCCACTCCCTGAGTCACTCTCTGGGACACACTCTGGGACACTCTCTGGGACACACTCTGGGACACTCTCTGGGACACACACTGGGACACTCACTGGGACACGCAGGATTGATTCCTGCCCACCACACCGCCTTCCTCTCCGGGCAGCCAATACACATTATCCCAGCATCTGCACTTCACCACGGCCCCTTAGCTCTCCACCATGTACCACATGGACTCTACCCCACACTTTTTTCATCCCGCCCCTCACaggctgctgcagcagcagctctcCAACTTCACCCGCTGCTACACCCCATCTTCTCAGGGCAGGACCTCCAGCACCCACCTAACCATGGCTCCTGA
- the gpatch8 gene encoding G patch domain-containing protein 8 isoform X1 → MADRFSRFNEERDFKGGNHFDQYEEGHLELEQASLDKPIESDNIGHRLLQKHGWKSGQGLGKSMQGRTDPVPITLKYDVMGMGRMEMELDYAEDATEKRRVLEVEKEDTEELRQKYKDQVEKEKAIAKALEDLRANFYCELCEKQYTKHQEFDNHINSYDHAHKQRLKELKQREFARNVSSRSRKGGKKQEKMLRRLHELAEQRKQQDRTPGSGPMFKPTTVAVDGETLEDGDIMPENTDLTDCVPEAPLEEKIEEASPKPAPTISFSLGRNNSSSPTPSGASKVSVSFSFAKKAPVKLETAAAVFADHGEEAMEDEESQDGEKAGGQEEVSGSSSDSPKEGEGEGEGEGGSEAGESVSVAVAEEVEQPDDGASLASTLNKLKMMMKKEEGYAGQEPEYYHYIPPVHCRVKPHFQFLLFMKATDQCLIKADDEEEEGQEERKKVEETTKETEPDATEECRPEKELDNVPPSPDPEPTPPSPKAKTEDVSIPAADTVSLPTSPVQKAESTRDRKDSNSGPKIPTGPFFPVLSKDESTTLQWPSELLEFTKSQPSLSYSCNPLYFDFKLSRNKGVRAGKATKSPKPCEVSNDKGQEMAASITTTTTTTTTTVDAKTKPGTSTDNDKPTKKGELEQVESEEQKLQTGSTSAKKKKKKKKHKKSAKHSKRKTGKDGKGAKEDAEGETEATQEKPKKKKKHKRKKNKNKDPNPGEAAVDEKEKAKPKSEDKTVALSVQLTTGSGEATGNTALETGKRKRANKEVPCKSGAEEGGAGKGNDKVNSSEEHSGAKRQKTDSSEKSQSASCSSSAQKNPGPGRPPSSGSEGGGGSNAKRSRHHRSSPREQRRHHSEESRRSCSRSSRRGERRGSSRRRHHGQTSRSHSYSSSSERSSAGSSAYSRRSRSNSSYSNYSKEGRRRRHSKRSSDSEYERRGSRGHRRSRRHRSSSSSSEESRSRSRSHSRRKRHRRHHRSSSRSSSSWSRSTSPRSWRRSYSRSHSSASRSSSSTKGSSRRRAPRARGVETDAQRRDFNRSCIYRSQSPRSSSSRGLNRNTHSSSSQSLRQGGSRDAGEQKNSLTARQLLEKVQSKRSSEDSATGTKSGNKIKNPPQGYFGPKLPPTLGSKSMLPLFGKLQAGKKPLFPLTRPMEVDKSGAGKCIEPEVILVEAIREFPPPPPPPAPPVQKVEEAPQVTVVQEETQHPAIEAPVHQEPLPLFEPDEPSMAMAQYQAESGQDPSQNPMMESLMPEMQHQQHQMHVYPSYPPPSLEEECMEAEEDGLAPLESQPITFTPEEMEKYGKLQQAAQQHIQQQLMAKQVKTFPSAAAASLAQPPPPPTMQQIHIQQPTMSMASGTSITTVQHAILQHHAAAAAAMGIHQHPAHAHHPHPAHAQLAQVHHIPQHHLTPISLSPLGHSLSHSLGHTLGHSLGHTLGHSLGHTLGHSLGHAGLIPAHHTAFLSGQPIHIIPASALHHGPLALHHVPHGLYPTLFSSRPSQAAAAAALQLHPLLHPIFSGQDLQHPPNHGS, encoded by the exons GACGCACCGACCCAGTGCCCATCACCCTCAAATATGATGTCATGGGGATGGGACGCATGGAGATGGAG CTGGACTATGCAGAGGACGCCACAGAGAAGAGAAGAGTGCTCGAAGTTGAGAAGGAAGACACAGAAGAACTACGGCAAAAATATAAG GACCAGGTGGAAAAGGAGAAAGCCATTGCAAAGGCTTTGGAAGACCTGAGAGCCAATTTCTACTGTGAGCTATGTGAAAAACAGTACACCAAACACCAGGAGTTTGACAACCACATCAACTCTTACGACCACGCTCACAAGCAG AGGCTTAAAGAGCTCAAACAGAGAGAGTTTGCTCGTAATGTGTCATCTCGCTCCCGGAAAGGTGGAAAAAAGCAAGAAAAGATGCTGCGCAGATTGCATGAGTTGGCTGAGCAGAGGAAACAACAGGACCG CACTCCAGGAAGTGGGCCCATGTTCAAACCTACCACAGTGGCTGTGGATGGAGAGACTTTAGAAGATGGCGACATAATGCCTGAAAACACTGATTTGACAGACTGTGTGCCGGAAGCACCCCTTGAAGAGAAAATTGAGGAAGCCTCCCCAAAACCAGCTCCAACCATCAGCTTCTCTCTGGGGAGGAACAACTCCTCATCCCCGACCCCTAGTGGGGCATCCAAAGTTAGTGTGTCCTTTTCTTTTGCCAAGAAAGCCCCAGTAAAGCTGGAAACAGCCGCCGCAGTGTTTGCTGATCATGGCGAGGAGGCTATGGAGGATGAAGAGTCACAGGATGGAGAAAAGGCTGGAGGGCAAGAGGAGGTTTCTGGCAGCAGCTCGGACAGCCCTAAGGAAGGTGAAGGTGAAGGAGAAGGTGAAGGAGGAAGTGAAGCAGGAGAGAGCGTGAGTGTGGCAGTGGCAGAAGAGGTGGAGCAGCCTGATGACGGAGCCTCTCTAGCCTCCACTCTCAACAAATTAAAGATGATGATGAAAAAAGAGGAAGGATATGCAGGACAGGAGCCGGAGTACTATCACTATATACCTCCTGTTCACTGCCGGGTGAAGCCTCACTTCCAGTTCCTGCTGTTTATGAAGGCCACTGATCAGTGTCTAATCAAAGCAGACGACGAAGAGGAAGAGGggcaggaggagaggaagaaggtTGAAGAAACGACTAAAGAGACAGAGCCCGACGCTACAGAGGAATGCAGACCTGAGAAAGAACTAGATAATGTCCCTCCATCCCCTGACCCAGAGCCGACTCCTCCGTCGCCTAAAGCAAAGACGGAGGATGTCTCTATCCCCGCAGCAGATACAGTCTCATTGCCCACTTCCCCTGTTCAGAAAGCGGAGAGCACACGGGATAGAAAGGATTCCAACTCGGGTCCTAAGATCCCCACAGGTCCCTTCTTCCCAGTTCTGAGCAAAGATGAGAGCACTACTCTGCAGTGGCCCTCTGAGCTCCTCGAATTCACCAAATCTCAGCCCTCCCTGTCCTACAGCTGCAATCCCCTCTACTTTGACTTCAAGCTGTCCCGCAACAAAGGAGTGCGTGCTGGGAAAGCAACAAAGTCTCCAAAGCCTTGTGAAGTGTCTAATGACAAGGGGCAAGAGATGGCGGcttcaataacaacaacaacaacaacaacaacaacaactgtagATGCAAAGACTAAACCTGGAACCAGCACTGACAATGATAAGCCAACAAAAAAAGGAGAGCTTGAGCAAGTAGAAAGTGAGGAGCAGAAGCTTCAAACTGGAAGCACTAGTgccaagaaaaaaaagaaaaagaagaagcacAAGAAGTCTGCAAAGCACTCAAAACGCAAGACTGGAAAGGATGGGAAGGGAGCCAAAGAAGATGCGGAGGGTGAGACCGAGGCAACGCAAGAGAAGcccaaaaagaagaaaaaacacaaaCGGAAGAAGAACAAAAACAAGGATCCCAATCCAGGTGAGGCAGCTGTTGATGAAAAGGAAAAAGCCAAACCAAAGTCAGAAGATAAAACCGTGGCCTTGTCTGTTCAGCTGACAACTGGAAGTGGAGAAGCTACAGGAAACACAGCATTAGAAACAGGGAAGAGGAAACGTGCTAATAAGGAAGTGCCTTGTAAGTCTGGAGCAGAGGAAGGAGGAGCTGGAAAAGGCAACGACAAAGTCAACTCCTCAGAGGAGCACAGTGGCGCAAAACGACAAAAGACTGACTCCAGTGAAAAATCTCAGAgtgcctcctgctcctcctcagcCCAAAAGAATCCCGGTCCCGGTCGACCTCCCAGCAGCGGGAGTGAAGGAGGAGGGGGCTCTAATGCCAAGCGCTCACGGCATCACAGGTCAAGTCCTCGGGAACAACGGCGTCACCACAGCGAGGAATCGAGGCGGTCCTGTAGCCGCTCTTCGAGGCGGGGGGAGAGACGGGGCAGCAGTCGCCGGCGCCATCATGGCCAAACCTCCCGCAGCCACTCGTACTCCAGCAGCTCCGAGCGCTCCTCGGCAGGCAGCAGCGCCTACAGCCGTCGCAGCCGCAGCAACTCCAGCTACAGCAACTACAGCAAAGAGGGCCGCAGGCGGAGGCACTCCAAACGCTCCTCAGACTCCGAGTACGAGCGAAGAGGAAGCCGAGGACATAGACGATCCAGGAGACAtcgttcctcctcttcctcctcagaaGAATCCCGATCACGTTCACGCAGTCACAGCCGCAGGAAGAGGCACCGGCGGCACCATCGCAGCAGCTCGAGAAGCTCCAGCAGCTGGAGCCGCAGCACCAGCCCGAGATCCTGGAGGCGCAGCTACAGCCGAAGCCACAGCTCAGCCAGCCGATCCTCCAGCTCCACCAAGGGCTCTTCTCGCCGACGAGCTCCCAGGGCTCGAGGAGTGGAAACCGACGCACAACGCAGAGACTTCAACCGCTCGTGCATCTACCGCTCCCAGTCTCCGCGTTCATCTTCCTCACGAGGCCTTAACCGCAACACCCATTCATCCAGCTCACAGTCTCTGAGGCAAGGGGGGTCCCGGGATGCAGGAGAACAGAAAAACAGCCTGACTGCACGCCAGCTGCTGGAGAAGGTTCAGTCCAAAAGGAGCTCTGAAGATTCTGCCACAGGAACAAAATCTGGGAATAAGATTAAAAATCCACCACAGGGATACTTTGGACCCAAACTACCCCCGACCCTGGGAAGCAAATCCATGCTGCCGCTCTTTGGTAAGCTGCAGGCCGGAAAGAAACCCCTGTTTCCCCTCACCAGACCTATGGAGGTTGATAAATCAGGAGCTGGAAAGTGTATTGAGCCAGAGGTTATCCTGGTAGAGGCTATACGGGAgttcccccctccccccccaccaccagCTCCCCCGGTGCAGAAGGTCGAGGAGGCCCCACAGGTCACAGTTGTGCAAGAGGAGACACAGCATCCCGCTATAGAAGCTCCTGTTCACCAAGAACCCCTGCCGCTGTTCGAACCCGATGAGCCTTCCATGGCGATGGCCCAGTACCAAGCAGAATCTGGACAGGACCCTTCTCAGAACCCCATGATGGAGTCCCTCATGCCAGAAATGCAGCATCAGCAGCATCAGATGCATGTCTACCCTTCTTACCCCCCACCCAGCCTAGAGGAGGAGTGCATGGAGGCGGAGGAAGACGGCCTGGCTCCTTTAGAGAGTCAGCCCATCACGTTCACACCAGAGGAGATGGAGAAATACGGCAAGCTGCAGCAGGCTGCTCAGCAGCACATCCAGCAGCAGTTGATGGCCAAGCAGGTGAAGACTTTTCCCTCAGCTGCTGCTGCCAGCCTGGCccagcccccccctccccccaccatGCAGCAGATCCACATCCAGCAGCCCACTATGTCCATGGCCTCCGGCACATCAATCACCACAGTGCAGCACGCCATCCTGCAGCACCACGCAGCTGCAGCCGCAGCCATGGGCATCCACCAACACCCTGCACATGCCCaccaccctcaccctgcacatGCCCAGTTAGCCCAGGTACACCACATTCCCCAGCATCACCTCACCCCCATCTCCCTGTCTCCTCTGGGCCACTCCCTGAGTCACTCTCTGGGACACACTCTGGGACACTCTCTGGGACACACTCTGGGACACTCTCTGGGACACACACTGGGACACTCACTGGGACACGCAGGATTGATTCCTGCCCACCACACCGCCTTCCTCTCCGGGCAGCCAATACACATTATCCCAGCATCTGCACTTCACCACGGCCCCTTAGCTCTCCACCATGTACCACATGGACTCTACCCCACACTTTTTTCATCCCGCCCCTCACaggctgctgcagcagcagctctcCAACTTCACCCGCTGCTACACCCCATCTTCTCAGGGCAGGACCTCCAGCACCCACCTAACCATGGCTCCTGA